The following DNA comes from Cystobacter fuscus DSM 2262.
GCTCGTGGAAGTGGCGCGGGATGTACATTTCAGTCCTCCTCGGGTTTTCCGTCCCGACCGGTGAAGGGGAGCCTTGCTCATGCGAGGCATCGCTTTGAAGCACGCTGTGGCCTCGCTCTCTCGTCCGGCCAGGACATCCGCTCGAAGCGAGCCCCCCCACCGAATAACCTTCCGGCCCATGAACATGAAAGCCCCGAACCTCGCCGCCCTCGCCACCACCCTCGCCCTGACCGCATCGGCCTGCGGGGAGCAGCCCACCGACACCGAGCCCACGTGCGCCGAGCCCATCTATGCCGGCAAGGCCACGGACGAGGCTTGGCACTCGCTGGTGGACGTGCGCGACAAGCCACTGGATGCCTCGGGTGCCGTGTACCTGACCTCGCCCACCGAGGGCCAGGAGTACGCGGTGGGCTCGCCGCCGCCCACCTGGGAGTGGAGCCTGCCCTTGACCTCGCTTCCGCGCGGGCTGCCGGCCACGCCCCGCGCGACGTCCCGCACCTTCACCACCTGGCTGGGCGAGTTGCTGCTGCCCTCGGCGCGCGCCCACCTGCCGCCCTACACGGGAGAGATCTACTGGGTGGAGGTGTTCGCCCCGGGGACCACGTGCCCCGTGGCGCAGGTGCTCACCTCCGAGTTGAAGTGGCAGCCGGACACGGACACCTGGGCGGCGCTCGGCCAACGCGCGGACAGTTCCCTCACCGTGCAGATAACGCGCGCGTACCTCCTGCAGAACCGCGTCACCGAGGGCCCTTACCGCCTGGAGCAGCCGCGCACCATCCGCTGGAGCGCTCCTTGATGCGGCGCCCGCGCGTGCCGCTCACGCCATCACACATCCTCCATGCCCTCTGCATGCTGCTGGTGCCGCTCGCTGTCCAGGCGGCTCCAGCCGAAGTCGAATCACGGCTCTCGATACTGAAGCCCGTGACGGTGAGCGAGTACCGAGGTGCTCCGGCGCACGGGCTGAAACTCACCTTCGAGAAGCTCGGGCCGAACCCCGCTCTGGCGCTGTTCTCCTTGAAGGACGCGCGGGAAGTGCTCGCGGCGATGGAGCGAACCGGGTCTTCACCTGATGCCCGCTCCTCCAACCTGGAGAGACGCGTACGCGAAGAGTTCGAGGAGATGTATGGGCCTCCCCTGGTCTCGCCACCGTCGTCGCTGGAGAGTGCCAGGTGGTTCCAGGCCCTGAAGCTCTCACCTCGCTACATGGGGGATGGAGCCCGGGAGGCGGCCGTGGAGATGTTCAAGTCTCCGGCCATGCTGCTGTCCGTGGGCATGTCGATGGTGCTCTACATGATGGCGTGGGCCGCGCCGGAACCCGTGTTCTCCAAGGCCTTCGCGGCAGCGGTGACGCTGGGTCTGCTGATGACCTACACGGCAACGGAACTGCACAACGTGGGAATGGCGTGCCTGACCCTGTACCGGGAAGCGGAAGCGGCGAGGACGAAGGAACAGTTGGAAGCGGTGGCAGAGCGATTCGGCAAGGCGATGGGAGGAGTGGGGCTACGAGTGCTGGTGACGGTGGCGGGGACGCAGATGGCCAAGGGACTGCCAGAGGTCCCCGGAGGCGGCTTGTGGACACGGCTGTCGCCTCCGCGCTTCGCCTTCGCGGGAGGGGGCGCACGGGGAGGATTGTCGGTGGGAGCGGGGGCCCGCGCCCAGGTGAGCGTGGCGAACGGAACGGTGGTGCTCATGGGCGTGTCGGCGAACACGACCGCCTCCGCGGTGGCTTCGGCGGTGTCCTCGGCTCGGACCACAGGCGACTGTGCCCAGTCGAAGGAAGACGACAACCATGCGCACCATCTGTGCACGAACAAGAACAACAAGTCCGAGAGTACGGGAGGGCCCTGGACGCCCAGGTTCGAGGAATTCTTTGAGCAGGCGGGGATGAGCCTTGAGGATCCGATAAACATCGTCTACCTGCGAGGCCATAAGGGTCCAC
Coding sequences within:
- a CDS encoding AHH domain-containing protein, yielding MRRPRVPLTPSHILHALCMLLVPLAVQAAPAEVESRLSILKPVTVSEYRGAPAHGLKLTFEKLGPNPALALFSLKDAREVLAAMERTGSSPDARSSNLERRVREEFEEMYGPPLVSPPSSLESARWFQALKLSPRYMGDGAREAAVEMFKSPAMLLSVGMSMVLYMMAWAAPEPVFSKAFAAAVTLGLLMTYTATELHNVGMACLTLYREAEAARTKEQLEAVAERFGKAMGGVGLRVLVTVAGTQMAKGLPEVPGGGLWTRLSPPRFAFAGGGARGGLSVGAGARAQVSVANGTVVLMGVSANTTASAVASAVSSARTTGDCAQSKEDDNHAHHLCTNKNNKSESTGGPWTPRFEEFFEQAGMSLEDPINIVYLRGHKGPHPEEYHREVFSRLDTAMEACGTPSDCRARLIKELDRIAGSVCTPGSKLNKLIKRNP